The Candidatus Fusobacterium pullicola nucleotide sequence TAAAATCTTCTACTGCAATAGGTATTTTTTTCATAGCTATATTACTCTCCTTTCCTTAAGATATATAATATCTATTATACCATATGCTTAAGAAAATATCTAATATATAGAAAAAAAGCCCCAAAAATTGGGGCTTCTATACTTCTTGATTAACTCAACTATTTTGAAGCGTATATAGACACTTGCTTCTTGTCTTTTCCTAATCTTTCGAATTTTACATATCCATCGATTAGAGCAAATAGAGTATGGTCTTTACCCATTCCCATGTTGTTTCCTGGGTGGAAAGCTGTTCCTCTTTGTCTTACTATGATGTTTCCAGCTTTTACAACTTCTCCATCATATTTTTTTACTCCAAGATATTTAGG carries:
- the rpmA gene encoding 50S ribosomal protein L27; protein product: MQFTLNIQLFAHKKGQGSVKNGRDSNPKYLGVKKYDGEVVKAGNIIVRQRGTAFHPGNNMGMGKDHTLFALIDGYVKFERLGKDKKQVSIYASK